One genomic window of Deltaproteobacteria bacterium includes the following:
- a CDS encoding peptide ABC transporter permease: MNRKWYEHRAVVGILALLAVVVLVGFAVFWFSDPRELVGRPLSPPSMDHLLGTNGQGQDVLRRTLAGGALTLSVALMVAS, translated from the coding sequence ATGAATCGAAAGTGGTACGAACACCGGGCTGTGGTTGGAATACTCGCCTTACTCGCCGTCGTGGTTTTGGTCGGATTCGCTGTGTTTTGGTTTTCAGATCCTCGTGAGCTGGTAGGCCGTCCGCTCTCACCACCTTCAATGGACCACTTGTTGGGCACGAATGGCCAGGGGCAGGATGTGCTACGCAGAACTTTGGCCGGCGGTGCTCTGACCTTGAGCGTGGCTCTCATGGTCGCAAGCC